The sequence CTCCAGCGCCGGCACGCCGAGACCGGGGTTCACCGCCGCATAGCCCGCCTCGCGCTGCGCGCCCGCCACGAGGTTCACCGGGGCGGACTCGTAGTCGATCCCCTTGAGATTGAGCGCGATCCGCAGCCGATAGGAGGTCGTCGAGCGCCAATAGGTATAGAGCTTCATCTTCATCGCTTCACAAATACCTTGGGGAGGTCTGGAGGGATCGACAAGGTCGCGCCAGCGGTCCGAGCGACGCTGTCGATGCCCCTCCAGCCGGTCGTTCTTGCGTCAGCAAGACGCGAAACAAGCGCCGCCTCACTTCAGGCCCGGCGTGCCGTCGAACTTCTTCTCGAGACTGTCCCAGCAGTCGATGTAGTCGTCCTGAAGCGGCGCTTCCTTGCCCGCGAAGGCGGTTAGATGCTGGGGGAACCGCGTCTCGAACATGAAGGACATCGTGTTCTCGAGCTTCTCGGGCCCCAGGTTCGAATTGGACGCGCCCTCGAAGGCCTGCTTGTCGGGGCCATGCGGCAGCATCATGTTGTGAAGGCTCATCCCGCCGGGAACGAAGCCCTGCGGCTTGGCGTCATACTGGCCATGGATGTTGCCCATCAGCTCGGACATGATGTTCTTGTGATACCAAGGCGGGCGGAAGGTGTTTTCGGCCACCATCCAGCGATCCCTGAACAGCACGAAGTCGATGTTGGCCGTCCCCGGCACGCCCGAGGGCGCGGTGAGCACGGTGAAGATCGACGGGTCCGGGTGATCGAAGAGGATCGCGCCGACCGGGCAGTAGGTCTTGAGGTCATATTTGTAGGGCGCGTAGTTGCCGTGCCAGGCCACGACATCCAGCGGGCTCTGCGCGATCTTGGTCTCGTGGAACTGCCCGCACCACTTGATGGTGAGCGTCGAGGGCACCTCGCGGTCCTCGAAGGCCGCCACGGGCGCCTTGAAGTCTCGCGGGTTGGCCATCGCATTGGCCCCGATCGGGCCGCGGGCTGGCAGCTCGAACTTCTGACCATAGTTCTCGCAGACAAAGCCGCGGGCCGGGCCTTCCAGCACCTCGACCCGGTAGACTAGGCCGCGCGGGATGATCGCGATCTCCTGCGGCTCGATGTCGAGCACGCCGAGTTCGGTGGCAAAGCGCAGCTTGCCCTGCTGCGGCACCACGAGAAGTTCGGAATCGGCCGAGAAGAAATAGGCGTCTTCCATCGACTTCGTCACGAGGTAGATATGCGACGCCATGCCGACCTGCGTGTTCACGTCCCCCGCCGTGGTCATCGTGCGCATGCCCGTGAGCCAGGTCAGATCTCCCTCGGCCTCCACCGGGTCCCAGCGATACTGGCCGAGCGAGGTCACCCCCTCGGGCACATGCGGCGCGCTCTTCCAATAGGGCAGGTCGATCCGCTCGTAACGGGCCGAATGCTTGACCGAGGGCCGGATCCGGTAGGTCCAGGTCCGCTCCGGCGGGTTGGCGGTGAAGGCCGTCCCCGACAACTGCTCGCCATAAAGCCCGTAGTTGCACTTCTGCGGCGAGTTCATCCCCTGTGGCAAGGCCCCGGGCAGGGCCTCGGTCTCGAAGTCATTGGCCCAGCCCGGCATGTAGCCCTCATGCGTCCCAGACACATGCGGCGCCCGGATCATCCCTTCAGGAAGGTCGTGAGCAGTCATTGGAGGTCTCCTTTCATGTCGGCACCGGGGGCCTTGGCGGCCGCAATCGCGGCGCTCAGAGTGGCGCGGTTGCCGATCTGGTTGGCGAGGATCAGGATCAGTCGGGCATTGAGGGCAGCGCTGTCGTCGTCGCTGAGGCCCTCATGCGCGTCGATCAGCTCGGAATAGAAGCCGTCCTGATCGGGGATGTTGGGGTCCGTGATCAATGTCATGGTCAGTCCTTCCCACAGGTCTTGCGCAGCGCAGCGCGCAGCGCGGCTTCGTCATGGGTGGCCCAGCGCGCGGCCACATGCTGGTCCGGGCGGATCAGGTAGACCGCGCTGGTCGCCTGTCCCAGATACCGTGCCGCCAGCGCCCCGGTGGGGTCGTCCCCGGCAGAAAGTGCGAGTCGGTCCACGGCGATCCCGTCGTCGACAAACTCTTCCGGCGCCTCGGCGTTGATGGTCAGGAGCGTGAAGCGCCCCCCAAGCCGGCCAAGGAGGAACCCGTCGCCTAAGGGCGCGTCCGGACAGGGGCTACCGGGCCGGGTGCGGGCAGGCCCGCCCACAAGCGCGTCCTTTCCGGTCAGGGACAGCCCGTCATAGACGCAGGGCACACTCAGGCGCCCCGAGTTCACCAAAGGTCGCGCGAAAGCATAGTGCTCGGCCAGATCCAGAACCGCGTTGCGGAACATGTGGCTGGTCTTGGACTTCGGTGTGATGAAGTCGGTGGAGCGGGTCGAATTCAGGATGTTCTCATCTGCGCCATAGCGCCGTTCCTCGTCATAACTGTCGAGCAGGCTCGCGGGCGCCTTGCCTTCGATCACGAGTCCCAGCTTCCAGCCGAGGTTGTCCACGTCCTGAAGCCCCGAGTTCGCGCCGCGCGCACCGAAAGGCGACACCTGATGCGCTGCGTCCCCGGCGAAAAGCACCCGCCCATGACGGAACTGCTTCATGCGGCGGCACTGGAAGGTGTAGATCGAGGACCAGACCATCTCGTATTCCACGTCGTCGCCTAGCATGGCGTCGATCCGTTTGCGGATGTTCTCTTCCTTCAGTTCTTCCTTGCGGTCCACGTCCCAGCCGATCTGGAAGTCGATCCGCCAGACATCGTCGGGCTGCTTATGAAGAAGGGTCGAGGCACCGGACTTGAACCAGGGCTCGAACCAGAACCAGCGTTCGGTCGGGAAGGTCGTGTTCTTCATCTTGATGTCGGCGATGAGGAAACTGTCCTCGAAGACCCGCCCCTCGAAATCGAGGCCAAGCATCCCGCGCAAGGGCGACGAGGCGCCGTCGCAGCCGATGAGCCAATCCGCCATGATTGTATAGGGACCTTCGGGCGTCGTGATGTTCAGGACGACGTGGTCGTCCTTCTCTTCGACAGAGTCGACGCGGTTCTTGCCGCGCAGGTCGATGGGCGCACCCGCCGCCTGCGCCTCGCGGACGCGGTCGACGATGAACTTCTCGAAATAGGGCTGCTGGAGATTGATGAAGGCCGGAAACTTGTGGCCGTCTTCCGGCAGGAGATTGAATTCGAACACCTTGCGGTCGTCGTGAAACACCTTGCCCAGATTCCAGATCACACCTTTGTCCAGCATCGGTTCACCGCATCCGTAGCGGTCGGCGATCTCGAGCGTGCGCTTCGCGAAACAGATGGCACGGCTCCCCATGCCGATACCTTCGTGATCGTCGAGCACCACGACGGGGATCCCCTGAAGACCGAGGTCGAGCGCGGTGGCGACCCCGATAGGACCTCCGCCCATCACCACGACGGGGTGGCGCACGGGCGTTTCGGCATCCTGATCCGCGCTGCGCTCATAGGGGTAGAGCTTGAAGGCCAGCGAATAGCGATCATCCAACATGTCACGTCCTCCCTTCGACCACCCTACCCCTGCAGATCCGCCCACATCTGCTGGTCGCGTTCGGCGGTCCAGATGCGGGGCGTGTCGATGCCGCGGGCCTCGTCAAAGGCGCGGCCGACGTTGAAGGGCAGGCAATGCTCGTAGATCGCATAGTCGGCGAACTTCGGGTCGCAGGCTTCGCGCACCGCGTCCCAGGCTTCCTTGAGTGTCCCGCCCCGCGCCACGATCCGGGCGACCGGTGCGTAGGACGACTCGACGAAGTCGCGGGTGTTCTCGATGGCCTTCGTCACCATCTCGTGCCCGACCAGCGCGTCGCCGCGCCCCGGCGCGATGGAGCGGGGTCGATAGGCCGCGATGGCGTCGAGCGTCTTGCCCCAGTCCTGATAGTGTCCGTCACCGCAATAGCAGGCCGAGTGGTATTCCACGATGTCGCCAGTGAACATGACCTCCTGATCGGGCACCCAGATCACCGCGTCGCCCGCCGTATGGGCGCGGCCGAGCTTCATGATGTCGACGCGGCGCTTGCCCAGATACACGGTCATCTTGTCGGAAAAGGTCGTTGTCGGACGGGTCAGGCCGGGGATCTCCTCATGCCCCTGGAAGAGCCGCGGGAAGCGGCCGAACTCGCTGTCCCAATCCTCCTGGCCCCGCTCTTCGACCATCCCGGCCGCCACGTCCGACATGATGATCTCCCGCGCGCCATAGGCCGAGGCCCCCAGCACCCGCACGGCGTGGTAGTGCGTCAGAACCACGTGGCTGATCGGCTTGTCCGTCACCGAGCGCACGCAGTCGATCACCTTGCGCGCCAGGCGCGGCGTCGCCTGCGCCTCCACGATCATCACGCTCTCGTCGCCGATGATCACCCCGGTGTTCGGGTCCCCCTCGGCGGTGAAGGCGTAAAGCCCCTCGCCCACTTCGGTGAAGCTCACCTTCTTCTCTGCCATGTCGCCTTGCGACGCGAATGCCTTGGCCATGGGGTCCTCCACCTTTCCGATTGTCGGTAAACGTTGCGTTTGCAACGATATG comes from Maritimibacter sp. DP1N21-5 and encodes:
- the hmgA gene encoding homogentisate 1,2-dioxygenase, with amino-acid sequence MTAHDLPEGMIRAPHVSGTHEGYMPGWANDFETEALPGALPQGMNSPQKCNYGLYGEQLSGTAFTANPPERTWTYRIRPSVKHSARYERIDLPYWKSAPHVPEGVTSLGQYRWDPVEAEGDLTWLTGMRTMTTAGDVNTQVGMASHIYLVTKSMEDAYFFSADSELLVVPQQGKLRFATELGVLDIEPQEIAIIPRGLVYRVEVLEGPARGFVCENYGQKFELPARGPIGANAMANPRDFKAPVAAFEDREVPSTLTIKWCGQFHETKIAQSPLDVVAWHGNYAPYKYDLKTYCPVGAILFDHPDPSIFTVLTAPSGVPGTANIDFVLFRDRWMVAENTFRPPWYHKNIMSELMGNIHGQYDAKPQGFVPGGMSLHNMMLPHGPDKQAFEGASNSNLGPEKLENTMSFMFETRFPQHLTAFAGKEAPLQDDYIDCWDSLEKKFDGTPGLK
- a CDS encoding DUF2783 domain-containing protein; translation: MTLITDPNIPDQDGFYSELIDAHEGLSDDDSAALNARLILILANQIGNRATLSAAIAAAKAPGADMKGDLQ
- a CDS encoding FAD-dependent oxidoreductase, with the protein product MLDDRYSLAFKLYPYERSADQDAETPVRHPVVVMGGGPIGVATALDLGLQGIPVVVLDDHEGIGMGSRAICFAKRTLEIADRYGCGEPMLDKGVIWNLGKVFHDDRKVFEFNLLPEDGHKFPAFINLQQPYFEKFIVDRVREAQAAGAPIDLRGKNRVDSVEEKDDHVVLNITTPEGPYTIMADWLIGCDGASSPLRGMLGLDFEGRVFEDSFLIADIKMKNTTFPTERWFWFEPWFKSGASTLLHKQPDDVWRIDFQIGWDVDRKEELKEENIRKRIDAMLGDDVEYEMVWSSIYTFQCRRMKQFRHGRVLFAGDAAHQVSPFGARGANSGLQDVDNLGWKLGLVIEGKAPASLLDSYDEERRYGADENILNSTRSTDFITPKSKTSHMFRNAVLDLAEHYAFARPLVNSGRLSVPCVYDGLSLTGKDALVGGPARTRPGSPCPDAPLGDGFLLGRLGGRFTLLTINAEAPEEFVDDGIAVDRLALSAGDDPTGALAARYLGQATSAVYLIRPDQHVAARWATHDEAALRAALRKTCGKD
- a CDS encoding MBL fold metallo-hydrolase encodes the protein MAKAFASQGDMAEKKVSFTEVGEGLYAFTAEGDPNTGVIIGDESVMIVEAQATPRLARKVIDCVRSVTDKPISHVVLTHYHAVRVLGASAYGAREIIMSDVAAGMVEERGQEDWDSEFGRFPRLFQGHEEIPGLTRPTTTFSDKMTVYLGKRRVDIMKLGRAHTAGDAVIWVPDQEVMFTGDIVEYHSACYCGDGHYQDWGKTLDAIAAYRPRSIAPGRGDALVGHEMVTKAIENTRDFVESSYAPVARIVARGGTLKEAWDAVREACDPKFADYAIYEHCLPFNVGRAFDEARGIDTPRIWTAERDQQMWADLQG